Genomic DNA from Nocardioides aquaticus:
TCGGAACCACGCCCAGCTCACCACGGTGCGCATGGCCAGCGACTCGTCGGCGCCCAGGAACGCCTCGAACTTCGTGGCGCAGGTCCGGTAGGCGTAGTCGCTGACCTCGGGGGCGTCGTAGGCGGCGGTGTCCAGCGCGTCGGGCATCTCGCCGATCGCGTAGGTCTCCGCGGTGTGCTCCTGGCCGCAGGGCACCGTGGCGGTGGCGTTGCTGGCCGCCGCGACGTCCTCGGGGGTCAGCACCCGGCAGGCACCGAGCTCGGGGGTCTCGACGGCGTCGACCTGGTCGGGGTCGGCGTTCTCGCCCTGGGGCTCGCTGGCCCCGCAGCCCGACAGCACCAGCACGGCCGGTACCGCCACCCCGGCGAGCGCGCGCAGGCCGGCAGACCTCAGCACCACAGACCCCCACACGACCTCGGACCGACCACGGACAGGGCCCCAGGGTAGGTGATGGGCGGTGCCCGGTCGGCGCGGAGGGCTCAGCCGGAGAGCAGCGCGGCCAGCGTGGCCCCGAGCTCGTAGGCCGCACCCCGGTCGGCCTCGCCCACGTCGCCGAGCACCTCGAGGACCGGGGCGGCCTGCGTCCAGGGCAGTGCCGCGACGATGCCCTCCACGGCCCGGACCGCGCCGACGGTGTCGTACCGGCCGTGCACCCACAGTCCCCACGGCTTGCGCCCGGCGCCGGCCGCCCCGGCCGCCGAGCCGTCGTCGGAGAGCGCCCCGCCCACCTCGAGGAACACCGTGTCGAAGAAGTGCTTCAGCGCGCCACTCATGTAGCCGAAGTTGGCCGGCGTCCCGAGCAGCACCCCGTCGGAGCCGAGCACGTCGTCGGCCGTGGCCTCCAGCGCGGACCGCTCGAGCACCTCGACGCCCTCGATCGCCTCGTCGCGGGTCCCCGCCAGGGCGGCCTCGGCCAGCGCGGCCGTGCCGCGGGTGGGGGAGTGGTGGACCACCAGGAGCGTCGTCACCCGGTCGACCGTAGCGCTGGGTCGCCCACGGGCCGGACACGCCCGCCGTCAGCGCCGCCGGTCGGTTAGAGTCCTGTCCATGTCGTGCGCGCTGCTCCTCCTTGGCCGCCGCAGCGAGGTCTGAAACCGGACCCCCTCGCTGCGGAGGTTCGTGCTGTGCCCGGTGACCACCACCCGCCACACCCCGCGAGGACCCCGATGAACCAGCAGATGAGCACCCGTTCGGTCGTCAGCTTCGACACCAACCCGCAGCAGCCCAGCGGGATGCCGCACCAGCGCTACGAGCCCCTCGTGCCGGTCGTCCTCGATGACCGCACCTGGCCTACGAAGTCGATCACGCAGGCACCCCGGTGGTGCGCGGTCGACCTGCGCGACGGCAACCAGGCCCTGATCGACCCGATGTCGCCGACCCGCAAGCGGGCGATGTTCGACCTGCTCGTGGGGATGGGCTACAAGGAGATCGAGGTCGGGTTCCCCAGCGCGAGCCAGACCGACTTCGACTTCGTCCGCCAGCTGATCGACGACGGCGCGATCCCCGACGACGTCGTGATCCAGGTGCTGACCCAGGCCCGCGAGGAGCTGATCGAGCGCACCTTCGAGTCGCTGCGCGGCGCCAAGCAGGCGATCGTGCACCTCTACAACTCCACCTC
This window encodes:
- a CDS encoding flavodoxin family protein, with product MTTLLVVHHSPTRGTAALAEAALAGTRDEAIEGVEVLERSALEATADDVLGSDGVLLGTPANFGYMSGALKHFFDTVFLEVGGALSDDGSAAGAAGAGRKPWGLWVHGRYDTVGAVRAVEGIVAALPWTQAAPVLEVLGDVGEADRGAAYELGATLAALLSG